A DNA window from Rossellomorea marisflavi contains the following coding sequences:
- a CDS encoding phage portal protein, translating to MAFIETGGYFPPEGHKDRIQRYRKNKQLFLGNHYAVFNSYKLPSDRRLAVFIASNLAGTIAKKSADFLFGETPIFSAGKDDQSEEQKALERIVEENELNITNYESALSNAYRGDSFYKVRYGQRFGGKLSESVDPYRVFVEAQKAEYVFPETLPGDDTSVFAYHIAVPSVIEGTGDQDWVLNVESHYPGEIRYSKYRLSPFGHSHYENAVVEWKVEKELPITDKETVVETGVPFPLVVHIPNYSTDDCWQGIDDLSENESIFAEIDNRLSRIAEILDKHSDPAMVVPQGSLGEDENGDPIFHAGRDKIFEAADKSDVLPQYITWNGQLDAAFKELELLMEQLFIVSELPPVALGKTDSGTSGSSALAIKYRMNTLLAKINRKRQYYDKGLKRVLFIAQLLEHEKAGTKLPYEVTVPIIKFKDGLPEDDMEKAQIAQLRTGSKPIQSQLSAVMETLGLSEEQAKLELERIKAEEQADQFVSPSVFNDIEGDE from the coding sequence TTGGCATTTATAGAAACCGGCGGCTATTTTCCGCCCGAAGGTCACAAGGACCGCATTCAACGTTATCGCAAGAATAAGCAGTTATTCTTAGGCAATCATTACGCAGTATTTAACAGCTACAAGCTTCCGAGCGACCGGCGCCTGGCTGTCTTTATCGCATCTAACTTGGCGGGAACAATCGCTAAGAAATCGGCCGACTTTTTGTTCGGTGAAACGCCGATCTTCAGCGCAGGCAAAGACGACCAGTCCGAGGAGCAAAAAGCGCTTGAACGCATCGTTGAGGAAAACGAATTGAATATCACGAATTACGAGTCGGCACTTTCAAATGCTTATCGAGGCGACTCATTTTACAAGGTGCGATATGGCCAACGTTTCGGAGGAAAGCTTTCGGAATCAGTGGACCCGTATCGCGTTTTTGTTGAAGCACAGAAAGCCGAGTATGTTTTTCCGGAAACGTTGCCCGGCGATGATACCTCAGTCTTTGCTTACCATATTGCGGTGCCATCGGTTATTGAAGGAACAGGCGATCAGGATTGGGTGCTGAATGTTGAATCGCACTATCCCGGAGAAATCCGATATTCAAAGTATCGCTTATCACCGTTCGGCCATTCGCATTATGAAAATGCGGTAGTTGAATGGAAAGTCGAGAAAGAGCTGCCCATCACGGACAAAGAAACGGTAGTTGAGACAGGCGTGCCATTTCCGTTAGTTGTCCATATTCCGAACTACTCAACGGATGACTGTTGGCAGGGGATTGACGACTTGAGCGAGAACGAGTCCATTTTCGCCGAGATTGATAACCGTCTTAGTCGCATCGCTGAAATTCTCGACAAACATTCCGATCCTGCGATGGTCGTGCCGCAAGGTTCACTCGGAGAAGATGAGAACGGCGATCCAATATTCCATGCCGGCAGAGACAAGATATTTGAGGCAGCAGATAAATCCGATGTATTGCCGCAATATATCACATGGAACGGCCAACTTGACGCAGCTTTTAAAGAGTTGGAGTTGCTGATGGAGCAATTGTTCATCGTATCGGAACTACCTCCGGTTGCGCTCGGTAAAACGGACAGTGGGACGTCAGGTTCGTCTGCGTTGGCTATTAAATATCGTATGAACACGTTACTTGCGAAGATTAATAGAAAGCGTCAGTACTACGACAAAGGTCTGAAACGCGTTTTGTTCATCGCACAATTACTTGAGCACGAAAAAGCCGGTACAAAGTTACCGTATGAAGTTACCGTGCCGATCATCAAGTTCAAAGACGGCCTTCCAGAGGACGACATGGAGAAGGCGCAAATTGCTCAACTAAGAACCGGCAGCAAGCCAATTCAGTCTCAACTCAGCGCCGTTATGGAAACGCTTGGACTTAGTGAGGAACAGGCGAAGCTGGAACTTGAGCGAATCAAGGCCGAGGAACAGGCGGATCAGTTCGTTAGTCCTTCGGTATTTAACGATATTGAGGGCGATGAGTAA
- a CDS encoding minor capsid protein, which yields MRILDLINFVKSRVPGVYYPNNFPASAPDSCTRIRLTGGFPTDEWTTKKQPSFQIFVRDVHPAKAEDRAYELQEALTNLTNVKVGDSSVVKIRASNSVPIYLGDDENNRPIYSLNFDCVVRP from the coding sequence ATGCGAATACTGGATCTGATTAACTTCGTAAAAAGTCGAGTCCCTGGCGTCTACTATCCGAACAACTTTCCGGCTTCGGCACCTGACTCATGTACTCGCATTCGCCTGACGGGCGGTTTCCCGACAGACGAGTGGACCACCAAGAAGCAGCCGTCGTTTCAAATATTCGTGCGCGACGTTCATCCCGCGAAGGCGGAAGATCGTGCGTATGAGTTACAGGAGGCGCTGACAAACCTCACTAACGTAAAGGTGGGCGACAGTTCGGTCGTCAAGATACGTGCGAGTAACAGCGTGCCGATTTACCTGGGCGACGATGAAAATAACCGCCCAATCTATTCACTGAATTTTGATTGCGTCGTCAGGCCCTAG
- a CDS encoding N4-gp56 family major capsid protein, giving the protein MALTKLENLINPQVMQDMISAELPNAIKFLPLADVDYTLQGQPGNTVTVPKFNYIGDATVVAEGEPIDLTQLTTSTDQATVKKVAKGGTISDESALSGLGNPIGATVEQILQSIAAGIDNEVLAAVTSAPLSYQGSAFDIDTIDNAIALFNDENDEVGAMVLFVNSKDALKLRKAAGQDWTRASELGDQILIKGTFGELLGAQVVRSNKLEEGTAYLVKRGALKLYMKRDASVEKDRNIVTKETVVTGDQHFAAHLYDESKVIKISVSAGA; this is encoded by the coding sequence ATGGCACTAACAAAACTAGAAAACTTGATCAATCCACAGGTAATGCAGGACATGATTTCGGCTGAACTACCCAATGCAATTAAGTTCCTTCCTCTTGCTGATGTAGACTACACGCTACAAGGTCAACCTGGTAACACAGTTACGGTTCCTAAGTTTAATTACATTGGCGATGCAACTGTTGTTGCGGAAGGGGAACCTATTGACCTAACTCAATTAACCACTTCCACTGACCAAGCTACAGTTAAGAAAGTAGCAAAAGGAGGTACAATCTCCGACGAATCCGCGCTCTCAGGCTTAGGAAATCCAATCGGGGCAACTGTTGAGCAAATTCTTCAATCTATTGCTGCAGGTATTGATAATGAGGTTCTTGCTGCGGTTACATCGGCACCTTTAAGTTACCAAGGTAGCGCATTCGACATCGACACAATCGATAACGCCATCGCTTTGTTTAACGATGAGAACGATGAAGTAGGGGCAATGGTTCTCTTTGTGAATTCAAAGGACGCTCTCAAACTACGTAAAGCAGCGGGTCAGGATTGGACTAGGGCTTCCGAGCTTGGTGATCAAATCCTAATAAAAGGCACTTTCGGTGAGCTCTTAGGCGCACAAGTAGTACGTTCTAACAAGCTCGAAGAAGGTACGGCTTACCTTGTGAAGAGAGGCGCGCTCAAACTTTACATGAAACGAGACGCTTCCGTTGAAAAGGACCGGAACATTGTAACTAAAGAAACAGTAGTTACTGGCGACCAACACTTCGCAGCTCACCTTTACGATGAATCTAAGGTCATCAAGATTAGCGTATCGGCAGGGGCTTAA
- a CDS encoding phage minor capsid protein translates to MDDIDTELMRMDLSDFRRANALAVQAQIREILKDLDANITAWASTTFPKAAQESVARSIVSLGVAETFSEAMKLVKFNELNKSLIELAIADTQADLLQVTQNIDRRTRNAIRQAMADVMRENMAQGVNGVRSIRRDFLAEARRQLGDSLNTGIIDASNRRWKPTDYADMVTRTKLHTTYREAARNDAIDRGALYGVISSHGATDACRNWEGKVVKLVADAPGPYPYIGDLPRREIFHPRCRHHVSPIRRPDLA, encoded by the coding sequence ATGGACGATATTGATACGGAACTAATGCGCATGGACCTTTCAGACTTCCGGAGAGCTAACGCATTGGCCGTTCAAGCGCAGATTCGGGAGATACTGAAAGACTTGGACGCAAACATCACAGCGTGGGCCAGCACAACATTTCCAAAGGCGGCACAAGAAAGCGTGGCCCGTTCAATCGTTTCGCTGGGAGTCGCTGAAACTTTCTCGGAAGCAATGAAGTTAGTGAAGTTCAACGAATTGAACAAGTCACTTATCGAGCTCGCTATTGCCGATACACAGGCCGACCTCTTGCAGGTGACGCAGAACATCGACCGGAGAACCCGCAACGCTATCCGTCAAGCAATGGCGGATGTCATGCGTGAAAACATGGCACAAGGCGTAAACGGCGTCCGGTCTATTAGGCGTGACTTTCTTGCGGAGGCCCGTCGGCAGTTGGGCGACTCATTAAACACCGGCATCATAGACGCAAGCAACCGGCGATGGAAGCCAACTGATTATGCGGACATGGTTACGCGAACGAAGCTACACACTACCTACCGAGAGGCAGCCAGAAACGACGCGATAGATCGTGGGGCGCTTTACGGAGTTATTAGTTCGCATGGCGCAACGGACGCCTGCCGTAATTGGGAAGGTAAAGTCGTGAAATTAGTAGCGGACGCTCCTGGACCTTATCCGTATATTGGTGACCTACCTCGCCGAGAAATATTCCATCCACGTTGTCGGCATCACGTATCGCCGATCCGACGTCCCGACCTGGCGTAA
- a CDS encoding phage tail domain-containing protein, with the protein MKGLDNFKIVTKSGEEFDMSGYFGVLVRSLVISSPQPIIETEKGEGSHGQIRLGKTWGPRLIRAQCAWFAVDGQDVALLRNELFRKLMTLDQFYIVIDAEPAKRWKVEVAAEWSPEKLGTYGEFALEFVSHSPFSESIATSLTAKDFDQLGVWQVGQGLIEANDMQYRHTTASFRIYNPGDATVDPRNMPLAITYRGLRRTLK; encoded by the coding sequence ATGAAAGGACTCGACAATTTTAAAATCGTAACGAAGTCCGGCGAAGAGTTCGATATGTCGGGCTATTTTGGCGTGCTTGTTCGCAGTCTCGTGATTTCTTCGCCTCAGCCGATCATTGAAACGGAAAAGGGCGAAGGGTCGCACGGTCAGATACGGCTAGGTAAGACGTGGGGACCTCGGTTGATTAGGGCGCAGTGTGCGTGGTTTGCAGTCGACGGACAGGACGTAGCCCTTCTTCGCAACGAGCTGTTCCGTAAGCTGATGACGTTGGATCAATTCTATATCGTCATTGACGCTGAACCAGCTAAGCGTTGGAAGGTCGAAGTTGCAGCCGAATGGTCGCCGGAGAAACTCGGCACATACGGAGAGTTTGCGTTGGAGTTCGTCAGTCATTCGCCATTTAGCGAATCCATCGCCACGTCTCTCACCGCCAAGGACTTCGACCAGTTGGGCGTTTGGCAAGTCGGCCAAGGCTTAATCGAGGCGAACGACATGCAGTACCGGCACACGACGGCAAGCTTTCGCATCTACAATCCGGGCGACGCGACGGTTGACCCACGCAACATGCCGTTGGCGATTACGTATCGGGGGCTTCGACGAACCTTGAAATAA
- the terL gene encoding phage terminase large subunit — MAKLAEAGMLSSDEYEELDDILTELERLERIHRSETDLLYFALEYFSETHNPGNPGNWDAFELDSVDDAATFHKEICASIDEVSNVNKNAKIARAAPRSHGKSSYLSKAAPLRETVFRKRKYIIIISETPSVSGPNLEWLSGQLKTNAKLRADYGPLLSPKQQMNPKDNSETFVAFEQQADGLPRTLTMVQAASTGQALRGRNWNGVRPDLVIGDDLEDIKTNAATKEQREKLRDWFAQTVMPLGDAKGEKTAFIVMGTVVHEASLLNDLLLNRADFKSHKYKALIDLPERMDLWGKCQEIYQSAQVPVNQRETMAREFYEANKAEMDQGAVVLWPEVQPIWKLMTWKWSNGSKAFNTEYQNEPRDEESMIFNPDTFRYFDESDFIDSDGRRLPLEYYAFWDVAAGKSSRSDYNAIVTLGRDRRTGVMYVVDAWAKKCPAHKALEMAVEKIREYGHKIFAVETIGVGHDMHRQLRDRLMKERIYGTKLKPIAHQGANKEKRIEALEPLCETGYLRFKKGQSLLLEQLEQFPSGQHDDLPDACSGVVSMLGTNRRKSYVNKPPGL; from the coding sequence ATGGCCAAGCTGGCCGAAGCCGGCATGCTATCGTCGGATGAGTACGAGGAACTGGACGACATACTCACGGAGCTTGAACGCCTCGAACGCATACACCGAAGCGAAACCGATCTGCTTTACTTTGCGCTAGAGTATTTCAGCGAGACGCACAATCCCGGCAATCCCGGCAACTGGGACGCGTTTGAGCTCGACAGCGTTGACGATGCCGCCACCTTCCACAAGGAAATATGTGCTTCAATCGACGAGGTATCTAACGTCAATAAGAACGCCAAGATCGCGCGGGCAGCGCCCAGGTCGCACGGAAAAAGCTCGTACTTGAGCAAGGCGGCCCCACTTCGCGAGACAGTTTTTCGCAAACGTAAATATATCATTATCATTTCGGAAACGCCGTCGGTGTCTGGACCAAACCTCGAATGGCTATCAGGACAGCTTAAAACAAACGCAAAGCTGCGTGCAGACTATGGGCCGTTACTATCGCCTAAGCAGCAGATGAACCCCAAGGACAATTCGGAAACGTTTGTGGCGTTTGAGCAACAGGCAGACGGGTTGCCTCGCACACTTACGATGGTTCAGGCTGCATCCACCGGCCAAGCGCTGAGGGGCAGGAACTGGAATGGCGTACGTCCGGATTTGGTAATCGGGGATGACCTCGAAGATATTAAGACAAACGCAGCCACAAAAGAACAGCGGGAGAAACTGAGGGACTGGTTTGCGCAAACAGTTATGCCTCTTGGGGACGCCAAAGGAGAAAAGACGGCGTTTATTGTGATGGGAACTGTCGTACATGAGGCGAGCTTGCTGAACGACCTCTTACTCAACCGTGCTGATTTCAAATCGCATAAGTATAAAGCGTTGATTGACTTGCCAGAACGCATGGACCTTTGGGGCAAGTGCCAGGAGATTTATCAGAGTGCCCAGGTACCGGTGAATCAACGTGAAACTATGGCGCGGGAATTCTACGAAGCTAACAAGGCGGAAATGGATCAAGGCGCTGTCGTCTTGTGGCCGGAAGTGCAGCCGATTTGGAAGCTGATGACCTGGAAATGGTCGAACGGCTCGAAAGCCTTCAACACGGAGTATCAGAACGAGCCACGCGATGAAGAGTCGATGATCTTTAACCCGGACACCTTCCGTTACTTTGACGAGTCAGACTTCATCGACAGTGACGGGCGCAGGCTACCCTTAGAGTATTACGCATTTTGGGACGTCGCGGCCGGTAAGTCATCTCGGTCGGATTACAACGCTATAGTGACCCTCGGCCGTGATCGCAGAACAGGCGTTATGTACGTGGTCGACGCATGGGCGAAAAAGTGCCCGGCACATAAGGCGCTGGAAATGGCGGTCGAAAAGATTCGAGAATACGGCCATAAGATTTTCGCAGTAGAGACAATCGGAGTCGGCCACGACATGCACCGTCAGTTGCGCGACAGGCTGATGAAAGAACGCATATATGGAACGAAACTAAAACCCATCGCACACCAAGGCGCCAACAAAGAGAAACGTATTGAGGCGCTTGAACCGTTGTGTGAGACGGGTTATTTGCGTTTTAAGAAGGGACAAAGCCTTTTGCTTGAACAGCTCGAGCAATTCCCATCCGGCCAGCATGACGATCTTCCAGACGCATGCTCCGGCGTTGTATCGATGCTCGGTACCAATCGCAGAAAGTCCTACGTAAATAAGCCGCCAGGGCTATAA
- a CDS encoding phage tail tape measure protein produces the protein MAEVGEIRAKMVLSNEEFKRKLQESKAEMNKTGDSAKKMKQDFGAIQKASLVMGGAVVAAIGSSVAVAATFEQSMSKLGAISNASAEDMAKLESAAREMGATTQFSASQAAEGLTFLAMAGFSVEEQIDALPAVLNAAAAGGIDLARSADIVSNIMTGFGIEATESGHAVDVLVKTMTTANTDLPQLGEAMKMVAPVAASLGFSIEETATAVAKMSDAGIQGSMAGTSLRAAFLSLANPVGQTKKAMDELGFSVTDNEGKIKPLSRIVGELSEKMDGMSDAQKTATAAQLVGREAAAGFTTLLGIGEDQLADYTKELENSAGTADKMAKRMQDNLLGAFKEFQSALEEVGIKLGNEFLPMFTSIVREASKITLAFGEVDMATVKAGLAFGGTAAAIGLVLASIGKLVITMRTLMVSMGPAGWLITALSVLGGLFASASVYQSDYNDVTLENVNAMMKQRDELGANIEEFEKLRSKSQLTTDEFARFVDINSELAKTVNPDTIAKLTDEQERLREKSGLSNDELNRLIGLNDEIVEAVPESNTVLSEQGNILLENTDAAKQYNDEQLEMIRLELEAQRTKLEANMAEMLRDEEQAQKDINTAKERMIELDKMEQDEIRIIAGLNDELAIAKQNNDTLEIDRLNETIALHDNKLQGIAKQRAKQAEVVLEKAKEVDKIQEQIGKLDEVKQSMVALELKQAGINAKKGEEMKALDDGIKKLEKQKGKLDELKRSGEMNTAEYREARDAIDSQIGSLNGVRSKILDLIGQADLLNGRLGKSITKAVYITEHGGSGTGAKASVKRHQGGPLPKLHVGGIAEQFAQSPLHNEIDVRLLRNEMVLTEAQQSNLFRMLDAGIARAPQQSGSGNDLGPLIRSIEALGSRPVRVEVDGREIAAATFRDNDRLFSTQLSQEMRTQGVKR, from the coding sequence ATGGCAGAAGTCGGAGAAATACGCGCCAAGATGGTGCTGTCGAACGAAGAGTTCAAACGCAAACTCCAGGAGTCAAAGGCGGAAATGAACAAGACGGGCGACAGCGCCAAGAAGATGAAGCAGGACTTCGGCGCGATTCAAAAAGCGTCGTTGGTCATGGGCGGGGCAGTAGTGGCAGCGATTGGATCGAGTGTGGCCGTTGCTGCAACGTTTGAGCAGTCGATGTCAAAGCTCGGGGCCATTTCTAATGCTTCGGCGGAGGATATGGCGAAGTTGGAGAGTGCAGCACGTGAGATGGGCGCAACAACACAATTCAGCGCGTCCCAGGCCGCCGAAGGACTTACGTTCCTCGCAATGGCGGGCTTCAGCGTCGAGGAACAAATTGATGCCTTACCGGCCGTACTAAATGCAGCAGCAGCAGGCGGAATTGACCTCGCTAGGTCGGCCGATATCGTTTCGAACATCATGACCGGTTTTGGAATCGAAGCAACCGAGTCAGGTCATGCGGTCGATGTGCTCGTTAAGACGATGACGACGGCCAATACGGACTTACCGCAGTTAGGCGAGGCTATGAAGATGGTGGCCCCGGTTGCCGCGTCACTCGGCTTTTCAATCGAGGAAACCGCCACGGCAGTCGCCAAAATGTCCGACGCAGGTATTCAAGGCTCGATGGCCGGTACTTCCCTACGTGCGGCTTTCCTATCCCTTGCAAATCCGGTTGGTCAGACGAAGAAGGCGATGGATGAGCTCGGCTTTAGCGTCACGGACAATGAGGGTAAAATCAAGCCGTTGTCACGGATCGTCGGAGAACTAAGCGAAAAGATGGATGGCATGTCTGACGCACAAAAGACGGCCACGGCGGCTCAGTTAGTTGGACGTGAGGCAGCCGCCGGATTTACGACGTTGCTTGGGATTGGTGAGGATCAACTCGCTGACTATACGAAGGAACTTGAAAACAGCGCGGGCACAGCCGACAAGATGGCGAAACGGATGCAGGATAACTTACTCGGAGCATTCAAGGAGTTTCAATCAGCGCTCGAAGAGGTTGGAATCAAGCTAGGAAACGAGTTCCTGCCGATGTTCACGAGCATAGTTCGTGAGGCGTCTAAAATCACACTTGCCTTCGGCGAAGTCGACATGGCAACGGTCAAAGCCGGTCTAGCTTTCGGAGGAACGGCGGCAGCGATCGGGCTTGTGCTTGCGTCCATCGGAAAGCTAGTTATTACTATGCGTACGCTCATGGTGTCAATGGGGCCGGCCGGCTGGCTTATTACGGCATTGTCTGTGCTAGGTGGATTGTTCGCCAGTGCTAGCGTGTATCAAAGTGACTATAACGATGTCACCCTCGAGAATGTAAACGCAATGATGAAACAACGTGATGAACTCGGCGCCAACATTGAGGAATTTGAAAAGCTCAGAAGTAAATCGCAGCTTACGACTGATGAGTTCGCACGCTTTGTCGACATTAATTCGGAGCTCGCAAAAACAGTTAACCCGGACACCATCGCAAAGTTGACAGATGAACAGGAAAGGTTGCGAGAGAAGTCCGGACTCTCAAACGATGAGCTTAATCGTCTCATTGGGCTGAATGATGAAATCGTCGAAGCGGTTCCGGAATCGAACACAGTGCTTTCCGAGCAAGGTAACATCTTACTTGAGAATACGGACGCAGCGAAACAATACAACGACGAGCAGCTCGAAATGATCCGACTTGAACTCGAAGCACAGCGGACTAAACTCGAGGCCAACATGGCGGAAATGCTTCGCGATGAAGAGCAGGCGCAAAAGGATATCAACACGGCAAAAGAGCGAATGATTGAACTCGACAAAATGGAGCAAGATGAGATCCGCATTATCGCTGGCTTAAATGACGAGCTTGCTATTGCGAAGCAGAATAACGATACCCTTGAAATTGATCGCTTGAACGAAACCATTGCGCTTCACGACAACAAACTGCAAGGTATCGCAAAACAGCGCGCCAAGCAGGCGGAAGTTGTATTAGAGAAGGCGAAGGAAGTCGATAAGATTCAGGAGCAAATCGGAAAGCTCGACGAGGTTAAGCAAAGCATGGTGGCGCTAGAGTTGAAGCAAGCCGGAATCAACGCTAAAAAAGGCGAAGAAATGAAGGCGCTCGATGACGGCATTAAGAAACTCGAAAAGCAAAAAGGAAAACTCGACGAACTCAAACGGTCGGGCGAAATGAACACTGCGGAATACCGAGAGGCAAGGGACGCAATCGACAGCCAAATCGGATCACTAAACGGGGTACGCTCGAAGATTCTCGACCTTATCGGGCAAGCGGACCTCCTCAACGGACGCCTCGGAAAGTCGATCACAAAAGCCGTCTACATTACCGAACACGGCGGAAGCGGCACGGGCGCCAAAGCATCGGTTAAACGTCACCAAGGCGGACCACTGCCGAAGCTACACGTCGGAGGTATTGCGGAGCAGTTTGCCCAATCGCCTTTGCACAACGAAATTGATGTGCGATTACTTCGAAACGAAATGGTACTGACCGAGGCGCAACAGTCGAATCTTTTCCGCATGTTGGACGCAGGGATTGCTCGAGCTCCGCAGCAGTCCGGCAGTGGAAACGACCTAGGTCCGTTGATTCGCTCGATCGAGGCGCTTGGAAGCCGACCGGTTCGCGTCGAAGTTGACGGCAGGGAAATAGCGGCGGCAACATTCAGAGACAACGACCGTCTATTCAGCACCCAATTATCGCAGGAAATGAGAACGCAGGGGGTGAAGCGATGA
- a CDS encoding tail fiber domain-containing protein: MANYKQIGVPFDRTFRNDLNDNFRTLGAESAGAKTDASRAKVLSEEAAQKATESNERAESLQNQLNQLIVDSGTSDAETIQARTNARGESYPVIKERIDALDNDIQDMVVNVRWFGALCDGVTDDTEAIRNAIAFAEQFGGVVHLPGVSVITGEIEVKKTITIRGVGPGNGYADKALIDYKQTSGFLVKGAGTKRLRTRIKHLSNALETSDTELSVALNIQAEYVQLQNFSIFLDFDKNDNSPTNYGAKWDVGVFLGCRVHNKYSNVHVLGYWREASIWMDVTRSSFTSEFTDMNGVPYDGGTVRNGADGLTLDSVFTMGGKWGLKIQGAKPKSGAEGYGDPYYDATSGSTVTDRRGNFGASDVTVIASSFYGTNHHTKHRRDDSIGNYLTDNGGGSLSIDGMAGNASGAIQGMRFISSRFSTWEPFRIRLDRANRITFIGCHSEGGSGGLSTTGAPINYDDNDFYGPISTTAKTTNLVLDMFNATLRTTFLGSNEYVNLSSAGSDRNYISKDTYVKGMFEVGGQFHINSSIVSKNGEFDARAADGQQVRFRIGTGTTMLINGSYTTFYAPVAVRPYVDNTASLGQSTNRFTNVFASGGVINTSDRRHKTSILPINDAVLDAWSEVNYQQFRYIDAVKEKGEEARVHIGVIAQEIEEAFSRHGLDAFDYGLLCYDEWDDIYEKDENGNDILVREKDSLYGVRSNECLMLEAALLRRELNKVINK; this comes from the coding sequence ATGGCAAACTATAAACAAATCGGCGTTCCGTTTGATCGCACATTTCGAAATGATTTAAACGATAACTTCCGCACGCTAGGGGCTGAATCGGCCGGAGCGAAAACAGACGCAAGCAGAGCGAAGGTACTGTCGGAAGAGGCTGCACAAAAAGCAACGGAAAGCAATGAACGGGCCGAATCTTTACAGAATCAGCTCAATCAATTAATCGTAGACAGCGGTACATCAGACGCCGAAACGATTCAAGCGAGGACGAATGCTAGAGGCGAATCATATCCGGTCATTAAAGAACGTATTGACGCGCTAGATAACGACATCCAAGATATGGTCGTCAACGTTAGATGGTTTGGTGCCCTGTGCGACGGTGTTACTGACGATACTGAGGCGATTAGAAACGCGATAGCTTTCGCTGAACAGTTCGGCGGCGTGGTACATCTGCCAGGTGTGTCGGTTATCACCGGCGAGATTGAGGTTAAGAAAACGATCACGATTAGGGGAGTCGGCCCGGGAAATGGTTACGCTGATAAGGCGTTGATTGACTACAAGCAAACTAGCGGATTCCTCGTGAAGGGCGCAGGAACAAAACGGCTACGTACACGTATCAAACACCTCTCGAACGCCTTAGAGACGTCTGACACGGAACTTTCTGTTGCACTGAACATTCAAGCGGAATACGTTCAGCTTCAGAATTTCAGCATCTTCTTAGACTTCGATAAGAACGACAATTCTCCGACTAATTACGGCGCTAAATGGGACGTAGGAGTGTTTCTCGGCTGTCGCGTTCATAACAAATACTCGAACGTCCACGTTCTCGGCTACTGGCGAGAAGCATCGATTTGGATGGACGTAACCCGGAGTAGCTTCACAAGTGAGTTTACGGATATGAACGGAGTACCTTATGACGGCGGGACTGTACGAAACGGCGCGGACGGTTTGACGTTAGATTCCGTTTTCACAATGGGCGGAAAATGGGGTCTGAAGATTCAAGGAGCTAAGCCGAAGAGTGGGGCGGAAGGGTATGGCGACCCGTACTACGATGCAACCAGCGGCTCGACCGTTACTGATAGACGCGGGAACTTTGGGGCGTCTGATGTTACAGTAATCGCCTCCTCCTTCTACGGAACGAATCACCATACCAAGCATCGTAGAGACGATTCGATCGGTAATTACCTTACGGATAATGGCGGGGGATCGTTGTCCATAGATGGTATGGCGGGTAATGCAAGCGGCGCTATTCAAGGCATGCGCTTTATCTCAAGTAGATTCTCAACTTGGGAGCCATTTCGGATTCGTCTTGATCGTGCGAACAGGATAACATTCATCGGCTGTCATAGTGAAGGTGGGTCCGGGGGACTTTCAACAACAGGTGCTCCCATTAATTATGACGACAATGATTTCTATGGTCCGATCTCTACGACAGCTAAAACGACCAATCTTGTTCTAGACATGTTCAATGCTACACTTCGAACTACTTTTCTAGGATCTAACGAATATGTGAATTTATCTTCTGCGGGTTCAGATCGCAACTATATCTCAAAAGATACGTACGTTAAAGGGATGTTTGAGGTCGGGGGACAATTCCATATCAATAGCTCAATTGTATCCAAAAATGGAGAGTTTGACGCAAGAGCTGCTGATGGTCAGCAAGTTAGATTTCGGATAGGAACAGGGACGACAATGCTGATTAATGGGAGTTACACAACGTTTTATGCACCTGTTGCCGTGAGGCCGTACGTAGATAACACAGCTTCACTTGGACAATCAACCAATCGATTTACTAACGTGTTTGCTTCGGGAGGGGTAATTAATACGTCGGACAGACGCCATAAGACTTCCATACTACCGATTAATGATGCTGTGCTAGATGCCTGGAGTGAAGTGAACTACCAACAGTTCCGGTATATTGACGCCGTTAAAGAAAAAGGGGAAGAGGCTCGGGTTCATATCGGAGTAATAGCACAAGAAATAGAAGAAGCATTTTCAAGGCATGGGTTGGACGCCTTTGATTACGGGCTACTTTGTTATGACGAGTGGGACGACATTTATGAAAAAGATGAAAACGGTAATGATATTTTGGTTAGAGAGAAAGATAGCCTTTATGGGGTTAGGTCTAACGAGTGTCTTATGCTTGAGGCAGCTTTGTTACGTAGAGAGCTTAATAAAGTCATAAATAAATAA